The sequence CCCGAAGGTCATCTGCAGCAATCGAGCTATTCCTACCGGGGAAGTCACCGCGGCTGTGTTCAGATACGGCCCCCCCGTGCTCTCCATTATCCTCCCAGTCCAGCAGACAATGCACTCAAAGCCTCCTCAAACGTCTTTTCTGGCTCTTGCACCTTTGCCCTGAGTCACACCTGGTCCCGACTCGGTGGAGCGGCAGCTCAAACCCCGCTGGTCTCTGCTGGCATCAGTGGGAGCCGCCTCTGACGCTGCATCTCTGGCAGCCCTCTGCACAGACCTGCGGCTGCAGGGAGGTGACTGGCTGGCTCTGCCCACTGGCTGTAAGCTCAGGGTGCTGCCGCTCGCTCTCTGCTTTCTCAGGTCTGAAACCTGCCCCTGTGCTGTCCTTTGGCTGTCTCCTTTCCCACAGGATGGTACTTTTCCCGGAGGCTGACATTTATTCCATTTCAGCTCCGCAGCTGTAGCTTTCTGCTGCACCGTTCACAGGAACCTGGAGTATAAATAGGGGCTTTATTAATAGTTCTGGAATGAGTCCTGCCCCCACTCAGCTGTTGGGAGCGGGTGTTATTTAACACTGAAGCTGCGAGCCCCATCAAAGGCTCTTGATTATCCTTCTGCTGTTCTTCTAGAAACTCTGGGGTCACTGGAATGCTGCCGTTCTCCACACACCCCCCGCGCTGAGGGGAGGTGTCTGGCTGTGGCAGTGGGCTGTGATCCAGCCGTGCTGCAGGAACAagagctcagtgctgcagaCCCAAGAGCCCCTGAGTGGGGGCTCAAGCCCAAAGCCAGCACAAGCCCTATAAAAGAAGGGATTTAGGCCAGAGGCTGAATAAAAGCTGACTCACTTTGCTGCAGTTGATCTGGAGCACTGATACATTTACCTGCTGTGCTTTGTGTGACAGCTTGTGGCTGTGAAGGTTGGCAGCACTCATCCTCAACATTTCCTTAAACTCTTCCCTGTCTCTCTTTATGTGGAAATCAGTTCTTCTTGTATCTCTGAATGGAGTAACTGAATacaactgtttaaaaaaaattgctttgataTTCTTAGCACTGTTTTGCAACACAGATTTCAATAAATAGTGTCAATCTCTCCCTCCTGTGAGATCAAAGCTTTCACCGTGAGCCATTCCTGGTATACAGTGCCTCCCAGACTTCATCTCTACCCAGAAGTCTCTTAATTATATCTCTAACATCCCCAAACAAAATTTCTCATGTAATTTCAGAATGGGAATGGGTGAATGCTTTCACCACAACATAGCAGAAAAATTCCTCCCTTAGCCCACAGCAGCATTGCTGACTCCTCACCTGCAGTACTCATCCCAGTATGGAAGCAGAAAAACTTAACTGCTGGAATGGCTCACATGAGAACGGGACATATTTTTGGCTGTAATGATAAAATGTGCCTACCTTCAGCTTTGTCACCATCGTGTAACCTCAGTATCTCTTTCATTCATCTCAAGTCCcttccattttcctttgaaaggCCTCTGGTGCTAAAAGTACAAAAGCCTGCATTCGTTTGGGGTGGAAGTTGCACAATTAACATGACAATAGCCAGGAAATGCAGCAGGAGAGCCGAGGAGCTTCAGAAGAGGTTCTCATCCCGAAATCTTGCCCTACCTGACTCTCTGTTAATCCTTCACCTCTAGCAGTTTTCCAGGCCTCTTTGGCAGTGGGTCACTTTCTGCATTGTGGCACTTCCAGGTGCATCACTCCCCATCTGCCCGGGCTGGCAGAAGGCACAGGGACACTCCATGTcatggccctggggacacatcgccccagcagtgacactgggGCTCACGgcagagctggccctgctgctcagCTTCTGCTTTCCCAGGAAAGTGGTGCCCCTCTGGAGAGCCCTCAGCACCAGAGGCGGTGCTGGCAGGGGGCAAAGTCCCCGAAATCAGAAATCACACTGGTGGAGCAGCGCACCAGACAGACCACAGCCACTTTTCCCTCAGAAATAAAGAACCTTATCTAGTCAAAAGATCACAGAATACAAACACATGGCACTGAATTCTTCCAGTCTTGCCCTTTTGTCACTGGCTTCTGCACAgcagaaaacagatgaaaaatgtAATCAGGACAATTCTACTTTTATACCCAAGTCATTAAAACATAAAGGATATCAGTAATCTCCAAACTGATCATAGGCAAActcctgttttcctgcttttcagttTCACTGGGAGCACCAACCATTTTCTCTTTAGTTTATCTTCAATCTGTGTTAATCCCATCATGCACAGCAGGACAGTTGACTGTGGTGATCTGTGTGTGGTCCTGCTGGACTTTTCCTGAAGTCCAAGAAGAGGAACCAAAGGGCTACAGTTTGGTTCATTTTTTGGGTTTACTTACCCAAAACAAGAGATCTCACATGCAGCACCACTGTTCTATCCTGGCAAGGTCTGAAAGTACAGGGAGTTTCTCTCACATCAGCCCCAAATGCTCCGTGGCAGAGATGCTGCGCAGCCGCGCACACGAGCGCAGGCACGCGCCTGCAGGTGGTCGCAGGCCCTGGTGCAGGAGGGAcgtgcagctgtgctgctggggcagggctccCCACGCCCCCGCCCTGCGCCGCAGGggaagctctgctccagccGCCCACTGCTCCCACCCAGGGAACGtctcctctccagcctcagCCGTGCattctccatccctgccttgtTCTCCTCCCGCTACCATCAAAGGGGATTCTCTCTGCTGTGGTGGGTGTGTTCCCAAATTATTAGAAGAGAAATATGTTGGTGCTTGTCTTGTGTTCTCTGCCCTTTCTGCTCCAAATGCTTCTGATGCTCTGATCAAACATTTCCCTCACTGGAAGAGAGGCCTTTGCAGCAAAGCCAGATCTCCCTCCACCTTACAGTGCAATGCCTTGGACTACCTGGGGAATCACAGGCAAGCCGAAAATGCTGTGAAAGTCTGCAAACATCAGGTGCTGGGTGAAAGTCTCTGTACTTAAACCTTATATTACAATCTCTTCATCAGAGAAACAAGGACAAGGCACACTGCAAGGGGAACACAGAAATCTAATTAATACAAAACATCAACACCACCCTTAGCCCTCTCCCAGGCACAAGTGACCATCAGGATAACCCATCCAAATGAGCAGCATATACAACTTTACAAAGACATAGGTATGGTTCTCTGGTCAGCCCTTATAAATAGCGTtttacatattaaaataaatatgtccACGTTGCCAAAGTAGCAAGAGGTTTCTtcgttattaaaaaaaaatatgttacaaTATCCTTTATATTTCTTGCTTagtttaaaaaagtaattaaaaagtcattttataaaataatatgaataaaTTGAGTACAAGAGTGTCCATCCCTAGCACGTGTCCTGGGTCTGTATACTGTGATTCAGCATGAGATGCTAACCTCCAGGAAGTAATGTAATCATTCCTTCACTCCTAGTTGGACAGAAGAAATCCAGTGCTTGCTTTTTTCACCACTTGTAACAAGTCTATGATGTAAAATTCATGGCAAGGGAAGATGTCCCAGATCTGGGGAAGGTTCTCATCGCTGCTATTTATGGCTTTGCTACTCCCTGTATCTGATTGCTTTGTGTAACACAGGAAGAGGATGTGACCAGCTGAAACTTAGCCCTGGAGTTTGGAGGGAGGGAACAAGTTCCAGCCAAACAGTGTAAGCAAGAAATTgctgcttgcctttttttttcttttttctttttttccttgacacACCACAAGCGTGCAAGAGTGTGGGAGCACATGAGTGCACAGGTGTGAGTGTGCCATGGGTATGAGCATGCATCTGCCTGCAGGATCATTAGGAAGAAGATTAGAAAGTTTGGGAGAAGGGCTGAGAGTCTCTCTCCTCCTGATCTAATCTCTGCCCTTCTGACAAGCCCTTTCTAGTTACCACTGCTGAGCATCCCCAGGAGTTTACTCGgctccaggccctgctgctgtgccatcTTCTGAACATCAAAACCCATGTGCATGAGGAACTGGATCACATTCATCTCCTGCCCTGTGAACTGGTCCCTGATTGTGGGGCACGAGGGGTTGCAGTGAGGCCACGGACAGCTGTCAATCAGGTGAATTGGGCAGCCTTTCAGAGGAGCCTTCCCATTTTTGTTGCTCTCATGGAGGCTCCGATCCCAACAGTGCAGGGCACGGGGTAATGATGTCCCCTTCACCTGGATGTCAGTCCAGTGACTGAAAAGACAAACAGATCACATCAGTACAGATCACATCAGAGGGGTCAGGCTGCCAGGACAGGTTCATTCCCAAGCTGCATCCCTGTTCACCTCCACAGGATCTGCACCAGCACTTACTTGCGTGTGATGATCTCGTGGGACAAACAGGCAGGAGCAAAGCTCGCactaaaggaaaacagaaacatggATTATGTCTTGAAGGACAAATCAAGTCCTGCTGAACTGAAACATCCAGACTAGGGCAAGAGTGGAATTTTACACAAAAATGAAGAAGGCAAGATTCTTGATGTAGATGAACTAACAGTTACCAAATTTACAACTCTCCTTTTTCAGCAGAGATCTGAGAACACAAGGAACTAGATAAGAATATCCCTTAGAAACAAATATGCCAGGTTTTTCTCAATGAAACACTTACGTCACATCCTTCAAGGTGTTTCTCAGCTCTCTACCTAAATTCTGGATGTAGAGCCACTGCCCTTCCTGAACAGGCTGGCCAGTTAGGTGTACATTGTCTACAGTAAGCTGGGCCTCATCAAAAAGCCACTGGACAACAAAGACTGGGCctagaaagacaaaaaattaggaaaagggATTGCTCAAGTTAGTTAGAAATACACAGGAAACCCTAAATCCAGTTGATTTCTCTCCTTTGGTACTTACATCGAAGAGTGGGGTAAATCTTATATCCAAAAAAGCAATTCCATTCCTCTCCCTCTTTAAACTGCAGCTTACAGCGTTCGGGAACAATGCCATTCCAGTATCTAGAAAAAAGCAATAACAGAATGGCAGGCACAGGGCAATCCTAACAATGTGTCCTCTCCATATCCTAGTTCCTGTTCTGACTAGAATTTCAACTGATAGAACAGGTCTCTTGCAGCACTGTCCCATCAACACATTTTAGAGCATCTATAACTGTACATATTCTTTCACACATTTAGACTCTGTTGTCTTTTCCAATAAAATCATTGAAAAAACACTGATGTAGACAATAACTACTCCTCAAGTATCAAAACTAAGGAACACAGCGAAGGAGGATATCTTTTCCACACTCTAACCTCTTACAGTAGTGCACTTTAGAGCATCTGACTGTACCTTATTCCTCTTCTGATGGCCTCTGTTGGAGCACACGTTATGGTATCAATACAGTCGGTCCTGCGATACTGTTTGTTGTCCAGGAACCATCCAGAGTCTGCCAAGCCTCGCACCTGAATCCCTTGATAACccatctcctccagctgctctgccactCGATCCACGTTCAGGAGcactcctgtccctccagcactGCAACAGCAACATCAACACCGCAGTCGTGAGGCGCACACACCGGGTTACAGACCTTGCTAGCAGGCACGCCTTCTTCAGCAGGGACATGCCATGGAAACCTGCATCTACCCACAGCAGAGAGCTACCCAACTGTTCACCACGAACTTGGTAGACACCACATTATTTCCTTGCTTTGCAAAACTCAGAAATAAATCCAGTGCTGAGTAATAATCTGCTAGCTTGGAAACAAAGTCCAGTTGTTACTGTCTCTCCTGGGAAATACATGTGCTCTGTATCATTTCCAAGGGGGCTGGCTGCTCAAAAACTGAAAGAATCTGAAGTGAGACAAATTCACTCTTAGCAACTTTGCTATTATACTCCTGTGTAATACACTGAGTGTACCAGAGCTTTCTGCAACACAGGATGATCCAGAGCACCTGTGTGAGGcaagtttggtttttattttggtgtcCTGAATCAATTCACAGAAGGCGTGTGTCTCATGATGTGGGCCAACAGGAACCAGAATTCTTGGTGCAGACACGAGAAAACTGACCAGAGATACAGTGTTTGCTGTGTTAGTGTTACTATACTCCTAGAAGAAATgtttcaggagctgctggactTCCTCCCTTAAGAGCTTTCTACCCTGGAAATCTCCTGTCTTCACGAAACAGAATCCTGTGGATACCTACCTGCTCCCTGCTAGCAGCAATACTTTCGCAGTGCTCAGGCCTTTTCCCACCAGCTCCTTTATAACCTCCTGTATGATCAGTGCTCCCATGAAGGCATATTCATCTGGAAGACAGCTCAGTGTCAAAAAAATTGCTTCCTGTCCAGGCTCAGATTTctatttcttctctgaaaatgCTTAAGAACTTTCCAAAGGGATTAGGAACCTAATCTCAGGCTCATTTAATCCACCTATATGTAATACACCTAACAAGAGATCTTCCCCCACCTTG comes from Vidua macroura isolate BioBank_ID:100142 chromosome 19, ASM2450914v1, whole genome shotgun sequence and encodes:
- the NOTUM gene encoding palmitoleoyl-protein carboxylesterase NOTUM → MGTAAVHLLLLLGLLHAGPGGEGRKGWRRRGPAVRERGEAAAAAESFPLDFTAVEGNMDSFMAQVKSLAQSLYPCSAQALPHDLRLHLLHNASVTCNDGSPAGYYLKESKGSRRWLLFLEGGWYCFNRENCDTRYDTMRRLMSSREWPATRVGTGILSSQPEENPHWWNANMVFIPYCSSDVWSGASSKSEKNEYAFMGALIIQEVIKELVGKGLSTAKVLLLAGSSAGGTGVLLNVDRVAEQLEEMGYQGIQVRGLADSGWFLDNKQYRRTDCIDTITCAPTEAIRRGIRYWNGIVPERCKLQFKEGEEWNCFFGYKIYPTLRCPVFVVQWLFDEAQLTVDNVHLTGQPVQEGQWLYIQNLGRELRNTLKDVTASFAPACLSHEIITRNHWTDIQVKGTSLPRALHCWDRSLHESNKNGKAPLKGCPIHLIDSCPWPHCNPSCPTIRDQFTGQEMNVIQFLMHMGFDVQKMAQQQGLEPSKLLGMLSSGN